In a genomic window of Halobiforma lacisalsi AJ5:
- a CDS encoding O-acetylhomoserine aminocarboxypropyltransferase/cysteine synthase family protein produces the protein MSDDASDGDDADPTSRGFGTRSVHAGQGPDPATGARATPIHQTTSYVFEDADTAAARYALEDDGYIYSRIANPTVRTLEKRLATLEGGAGAVATGSGMAALDAATLLLATAGDNVVCSTDTYGGTTTYLSTTATRRDIEPRFVPTLEYDAYEAAIDGDTAFVHVETIGNPSLVTPDFERLADLAHDHGVPLVVDNTFATPALCRPLEHGADVVWESTTKWLHGSGTTIGGVLVDGGSFPWGEHGYDELAGQNHAYPDVDFSRDFPEAPFAAAARYRSLRTLGNQQSPFDAWQTLQGLESLPLRVERHCENAAIVAEYLADHEDVAWVTYPGLESHPTHDNAARYLEDFGGMIAFGLETGAGDGETAARGGYEAGKTFCESVELASFLANIGDAKTLVTHPASTTHGQLSPEEQKEAGVTPDLVRLSVGIEDPEDILADLEQAIDRATRATRATRASGASADPEPSTRPSEEGE, from the coding sequence ATGAGCGACGACGCGAGCGACGGGGACGACGCCGACCCGACCAGCCGAGGGTTCGGGACACGGAGCGTACACGCCGGTCAGGGACCGGATCCGGCGACCGGCGCGCGAGCGACACCGATCCACCAGACCACCTCCTACGTCTTCGAGGACGCCGACACGGCCGCCGCGCGATATGCCCTCGAGGACGACGGCTACATCTACTCCCGGATCGCGAACCCGACGGTTCGGACACTCGAGAAACGCCTCGCGACGCTCGAGGGCGGGGCAGGCGCGGTCGCGACGGGCAGCGGAATGGCAGCGCTGGACGCGGCGACGCTGCTCCTCGCGACGGCCGGCGACAACGTCGTCTGTTCGACCGACACCTACGGCGGGACGACGACCTACCTCTCGACGACCGCGACACGGCGGGACATCGAGCCCCGGTTCGTGCCCACCCTCGAGTACGACGCCTACGAGGCAGCGATCGACGGGGACACCGCGTTCGTCCACGTCGAGACGATCGGCAACCCGTCGCTCGTCACCCCCGATTTCGAACGCCTCGCCGACCTCGCCCACGATCACGGCGTCCCGCTCGTGGTCGACAACACCTTCGCGACGCCGGCGCTCTGTCGCCCGCTCGAGCACGGGGCCGACGTCGTCTGGGAGTCGACGACCAAGTGGCTCCACGGCTCCGGGACGACGATCGGCGGCGTCTTAGTCGACGGCGGGTCGTTCCCCTGGGGCGAACACGGCTACGACGAACTCGCCGGACAGAACCACGCCTACCCCGACGTCGACTTCTCGCGGGACTTCCCGGAGGCCCCGTTCGCGGCCGCGGCCCGATACCGGTCGCTGCGGACGCTCGGCAACCAGCAGTCCCCGTTCGACGCCTGGCAGACGCTGCAGGGACTCGAGTCGCTGCCGCTGCGCGTCGAAAGACACTGCGAGAACGCGGCAATCGTCGCCGAGTACCTCGCGGACCACGAGGACGTCGCCTGGGTCACCTACCCCGGACTCGAGAGCCACCCGACTCACGACAACGCCGCCCGATACCTCGAGGACTTCGGCGGGATGATCGCGTTCGGGCTCGAAACCGGCGCCGGGGACGGGGAGACGGCCGCCCGCGGCGGCTATGAGGCGGGGAAGACGTTCTGCGAGAGCGTGGAACTGGCTTCGTTCCTCGCGAACATCGGCGACGCGAAGACGCTGGTCACCCACCCCGCGAGCACGACCCACGGCCAGCTATCGCCCGAAGAACAGAAGGAGGCGGGCGTCACGCCCGACCTCGTCCGGCTGTCGGTGGGAATCGAGGACCCCGAGGACATCCTGGCGGATCTCGAGCAGGCGATCGATCGGGCGACGCGGGCGACGCGGGCGACGCGGGCGAGCGGGGCAAGCGCCGATCCAGAACCGTCAACACGTCCGAGCGAGGAGGGGGAGTAA
- a CDS encoding glycosyltransferase family 87 protein has product MSRPPEPSDAADASDADAERESDRSRPTAGARAVLASGILLGVVMLAVLLTDRRHMLAANFEVYRVAAETALAGGNFYDVAPERFPEFYYLYPPITIVPFLPFAAVGRWSGFLVHTALEIALALSLAALIARWIERHRPLAALDRALIAGFVVASIHSVPSLVYGQVNLRMALSVGVGLFLLERAVADDDSRLEGVAGVALGAAALLKVFPAAVGVWLLRLRAWRAVGAATATGLGGLALGAVAFGLDRTRTFFFEALLPRSDGEAFVGGLDPVAPYVTVRRPLSVLVDLEPTALSAVAAIGLLVPLGFVYAGPLETPVDRLVAAHATVLAVFVFFPSFPLYYVIAFATLLPLLYLLEDPAVRGLFLGGAGLANLAITAGTLEDVAAATPPAVGEPLLAIGTPILTLATPMLVGCLLMLAGCILYRFRRSGRSPE; this is encoded by the coding sequence GTGTCGCGACCCCCCGAACCGTCCGACGCCGCGGACGCGTCAGATGCCGACGCCGAGCGAGAGTCGGACCGCTCGAGGCCGACAGCGGGGGCTCGAGCCGTCCTCGCGAGCGGCATCCTGCTCGGAGTCGTCATGCTCGCCGTCCTCCTGACCGACCGCCGGCACATGCTCGCGGCCAACTTCGAGGTCTACCGGGTCGCCGCCGAAACGGCCCTCGCCGGCGGGAACTTCTACGACGTCGCGCCCGAACGGTTCCCCGAGTTCTACTACCTCTACCCGCCGATCACGATCGTCCCGTTCCTCCCGTTCGCCGCGGTCGGCCGGTGGTCCGGCTTCCTCGTTCACACCGCCCTGGAGATCGCGCTCGCGCTCTCCCTGGCGGCACTGATCGCTCGCTGGATCGAGCGCCACCGCCCGCTCGCCGCGCTCGACCGCGCGCTGATCGCGGGGTTCGTCGTCGCGTCGATCCACTCCGTGCCCTCGCTCGTGTACGGGCAGGTCAATCTCCGGATGGCGCTGTCGGTCGGCGTCGGCCTGTTCCTGCTCGAGCGGGCTGTCGCCGACGATGACTCGCGACTCGAGGGGGTCGCCGGCGTCGCGCTCGGAGCCGCGGCGCTGCTGAAGGTCTTCCCGGCCGCCGTCGGCGTCTGGCTCCTCCGCCTGCGAGCGTGGCGGGCGGTGGGAGCTGCGACCGCGACCGGCCTGGGCGGCCTCGCGCTGGGTGCTGTGGCCTTCGGTCTCGACCGCACCCGGACGTTCTTCTTCGAGGCCCTGCTCCCCCGGAGCGACGGCGAGGCGTTCGTCGGTGGCCTCGACCCGGTCGCGCCATACGTGACCGTTCGGCGGCCGCTGTCCGTCCTCGTCGACCTCGAGCCGACGGCGCTGTCGGCGGTCGCCGCCATCGGTTTGCTCGTCCCGCTCGGGTTCGTCTACGCTGGTCCGCTCGAGACGCCGGTCGATCGGCTCGTGGCCGCGCACGCGACCGTGCTCGCGGTCTTCGTCTTCTTCCCGTCGTTCCCACTGTACTACGTGATCGCGTTCGCGACGCTGCTCCCGCTGCTGTACCTGCTCGAGGACCCCGCCGTTCGGGGCCTGTTCCTCGGCGGCGCGGGGCTCGCGAACCTGGCGATCACGGCCGGGACGCTCGAGGACGTCGCGGCCGCGACACCGCCGGCGGTGGGGGAACCGCTGCTGGCGATCGGGACGCCGATACTGACGCTCGCAACGCCGATGCTCGTCGGCTGTCTGCTGATGCTCGCAGGGTGTATACTGTATCGGTTCCGGCGGAGCGGTCGATCGCCCGAGTAA